One genomic window of Streptomyces sp. NBC_01276 includes the following:
- a CDS encoding SGNH/GDSL hydrolase family protein: MRTTAPRRSVRRTVAAAGVAVAVMAATVTGCDSGGAKPAGERGAGAAGPRWNTAPASIAAVGDSITRGFDACSVLADCPEVSWATGDDPAVQSLAARLLGAAAVPARSWNLAVTGARMADLPGQLASAAEHKPDLVTVMVGSNDACRPTASSMTSVADFRAGFEQALSGLRAASPASQVYVSSVPDLQRLWEQGKDSPMVRQIWKLGICQSMLAEPLSGAEGATARREKVRARVVEYNEVLREVCAKDPLCRYDGGAVFQYPFSAEQLSRWDWFHPGRDGQARLAELAHRQVTAAQPPR, from the coding sequence ATGCGCACCACCGCTCCGCGCCGCAGCGTGCGCCGGACCGTCGCGGCGGCGGGCGTGGCGGTGGCCGTCATGGCCGCGACGGTCACCGGCTGTGACTCCGGGGGCGCGAAGCCGGCGGGCGAGCGGGGCGCGGGCGCGGCGGGGCCGCGCTGGAACACCGCACCCGCGTCGATCGCGGCCGTCGGGGACTCCATCACCCGCGGGTTCGACGCCTGTTCGGTGCTGGCCGACTGCCCGGAGGTCTCCTGGGCCACGGGCGACGACCCCGCGGTGCAGTCGCTCGCCGCCCGGCTGCTCGGTGCGGCCGCGGTACCCGCGCGCAGCTGGAACCTCGCGGTGACCGGAGCGCGGATGGCGGACCTGCCGGGGCAGCTCGCCTCGGCCGCGGAGCACAAGCCCGACCTGGTCACGGTGATGGTGGGCTCGAACGACGCCTGCCGGCCCACGGCTTCGTCGATGACCTCGGTGGCGGACTTCCGGGCCGGTTTCGAGCAGGCCCTGAGCGGGTTGCGGGCCGCCTCGCCGGCCTCCCAGGTCTACGTCTCCTCCGTGCCGGACCTCCAGCGGTTGTGGGAGCAGGGCAAGGACAGCCCGATGGTGCGGCAGATCTGGAAGCTGGGGATCTGTCAGTCCATGCTCGCCGAACCGCTGTCGGGGGCGGAGGGCGCGACGGCCCGCCGGGAGAAGGTGCGGGCGCGGGTGGTCGAGTACAACGAGGTGCTGCGCGAGGTCTGCGCGAAAGACCCGCTGTGCCGCTACGACGGCGGCGCGGTGTTCCAGTACCCCTTCTCCGCGGAACAGCTCAGCCGCTGGGACTGGTTCCATCCGGGCCGGGACGGACAGGCGCGGCTCGCGGAACTGGCCCACCGCCAGGTGACGGCGGCGCAGCCCCCGCGTTGA
- a CDS encoding DUF3145 domain-containing protein produces MTTRGVLYVHSAPRALCPHVEWAVAGVLGVRVNLDWIRQPASPGTWRAEFSWQAEAGTASKLASALRGWHLLRFEVTAEPCPTAEGERYSSTPELGIFHAVTGMHGDILIPEDRLRAALARSARGETDLEAEIAKLLGKPWDDELEPFRYAGEGAPVRWLHQVV; encoded by the coding sequence GTGACGACACGTGGAGTTCTGTACGTGCATTCCGCACCGCGCGCGCTCTGCCCGCACGTGGAATGGGCTGTTGCGGGCGTGCTCGGGGTGCGGGTGAACCTCGACTGGATCAGGCAGCCCGCCTCCCCCGGTACCTGGAGAGCCGAGTTCTCCTGGCAGGCCGAGGCGGGAACCGCCTCGAAACTCGCCTCCGCCCTGCGCGGCTGGCACCTGCTCCGCTTCGAAGTGACCGCCGAACCCTGTCCGACCGCCGAGGGCGAGCGCTACAGCTCCACCCCGGAGCTCGGCATCTTCCACGCCGTCACCGGCATGCACGGCGACATCCTGATCCCCGAGGACCGCCTGCGGGCCGCGCTCGCCCGGTCGGCACGCGGCGAGACCGACCTGGAGGCGGAGATCGCCAAACTGCTCGGCAAACCCTGGGACGACGAACTGGAGCCCTTCCGCTACGCGGGCGAGGGCGCCCCGGTCCGCTGGCTCCACCAGGTCGTCTGA
- the fabF gene encoding beta-ketoacyl-ACP synthase II has product MSPTNRTVVVTGIGATTPLGGDSASTWEGLLAGRSGVSPLEGERFAELPVQIAARAAVDPSEVLPRPLARKLDRSAQFAVIAAREAWADAGYTAPAGEDESIVPERLGTVIASGIGGVTTLLDQYDVLKEKGVRRVSPHTVPMLMPNGPSANVGLEVNARAGVHTPVSACASGAEAIGYAVEMIRTGRADVVVAGGTEAAIHPLPIAAFANMMAMSKNNENPTQASRPYDKGRDGFVLGEGAGVVVLESAEHAAARGARVYCEVLGQGLSADSHHIAQPEPTGRGVAAAVQNLLDNTGLDPAELVHLNAHATSTPQGDTAELKALRKVLGDDLDHIAISATKSMTGHLLGGAGGIETVATVLALYHRIAPPTINVDELDDDIDADIVRGEPRKLPVDGPISAINNSFGFGGHNVTLAFRSVQ; this is encoded by the coding sequence GTGAGCCCGACCAATCGCACCGTGGTCGTCACCGGTATCGGCGCAACCACTCCGCTGGGTGGCGACAGCGCTTCGACCTGGGAAGGTCTGCTCGCCGGCCGGTCCGGCGTTTCGCCCCTGGAGGGCGAGCGCTTCGCCGAACTGCCGGTTCAGATCGCCGCCCGGGCCGCCGTGGACCCGAGCGAGGTACTCCCCCGCCCGCTGGCCCGCAAGCTCGACCGCTCGGCGCAGTTCGCCGTCATCGCGGCCCGCGAGGCCTGGGCCGACGCGGGTTACACCGCCCCGGCCGGCGAGGACGAGTCCATCGTCCCCGAGCGTCTGGGCACCGTGATCGCCTCCGGCATCGGCGGCGTCACGACCCTGCTCGACCAGTACGACGTACTGAAGGAGAAGGGTGTGCGCCGGGTCTCCCCGCACACCGTCCCCATGCTCATGCCGAACGGCCCCTCGGCCAACGTCGGTCTCGAAGTCAACGCCCGCGCCGGTGTCCACACCCCGGTCAGCGCGTGCGCGTCGGGCGCCGAGGCCATCGGCTACGCCGTCGAGATGATCCGTACCGGCCGCGCCGACGTGGTCGTCGCCGGCGGTACCGAGGCGGCCATCCACCCGCTGCCGATCGCGGCGTTCGCCAACATGATGGCGATGTCCAAGAACAACGAGAACCCGACGCAGGCCTCCCGCCCGTACGACAAGGGCCGTGACGGCTTCGTCCTCGGCGAGGGCGCGGGCGTCGTGGTGCTGGAGTCGGCCGAGCACGCCGCCGCGCGCGGCGCCCGGGTCTACTGCGAGGTGCTGGGCCAGGGCCTGTCCGCGGACAGCCACCACATCGCGCAGCCGGAGCCGACGGGCCGCGGTGTCGCGGCCGCCGTGCAGAACCTGCTCGACAACACCGGCCTGGACCCGGCCGAGCTGGTCCACCTGAACGCGCACGCCACGTCGACCCCGCAGGGTGACACGGCCGAGCTGAAGGCCCTGCGCAAGGTCCTGGGCGACGACCTCGACCACATCGCGATCTCCGCGACCAAGTCGATGACCGGTCACCTGCTGGGCGGCGCGGGCGGTATCGAGACCGTCGCGACCGTGCTGGCGCTGTACCACCGCATCGCCCCGCCGACGATCAACGTCGACGAACTCGACGACGACATCGACGCGGACATCGTGCGCGGCGAGCCCCGCAAGCTGCCCGTCGACGGCCCGATCTCCGCGATCAACAACTCCTTCGGCTTCGGCGGCCACAACGTGACGCTGGCGTTCCGCAGCGTCCAGTAG
- a CDS encoding ketoacyl-ACP synthase III, translated as MSKIKPAKGSPYARILGVGGYRPTRVVPNEVILETIDSSDEWIRSRSGIATRHWASDQETVAAMSVEASGKALADAGISPEQIGAVIVSTVSHFKQTPAVATEIAHRIGAGKPAAFDISAGCAGFGYGLTLAKGLVVEGSAQYVLVIGVERLSDLTDLEDRATAFLFGDGAGAVIVGPSDEPAIGPTVWGSEGDKSETIKQTVPWDEYLGKDGGEKFPAITQEGQAVFRWAVFEMAKVAQQALDAAGITAEDLDVFIPHQANMRIIDSMVKTLKLPEHVTVARDVETTGNTSAASIPLAMERLLATGAAKSGDTALVIGFGAGLVYAATVVTLP; from the coding sequence ATGTCGAAGATCAAGCCGGCCAAGGGCTCCCCGTACGCCCGCATCCTCGGTGTGGGCGGCTACCGCCCGACCCGGGTGGTGCCCAACGAGGTCATCCTGGAGACGATCGACTCGTCCGACGAGTGGATCCGCTCCCGTTCCGGCATCGCGACCCGGCACTGGGCCTCGGACCAGGAGACGGTCGCCGCGATGTCCGTGGAGGCCTCCGGCAAGGCGCTCGCCGACGCCGGGATCTCCCCGGAGCAGATCGGTGCGGTGATCGTCTCCACGGTCTCGCACTTCAAGCAGACCCCCGCCGTCGCGACGGAGATCGCGCACCGGATCGGCGCGGGCAAGCCCGCGGCGTTCGACATCTCGGCGGGCTGTGCCGGTTTCGGCTACGGCCTGACGCTCGCCAAGGGCCTGGTGGTCGAGGGGTCGGCGCAGTACGTCCTCGTCATCGGTGTCGAGCGGCTGTCGGACCTGACCGACCTGGAGGACCGCGCGACGGCCTTCCTGTTCGGCGACGGTGCCGGCGCCGTGATCGTCGGCCCTTCGGACGAGCCCGCCATCGGCCCCACGGTCTGGGGTTCCGAGGGCGACAAGTCCGAGACGATCAAGCAGACCGTGCCGTGGGACGAGTACCTCGGCAAGGACGGCGGAGAGAAGTTTCCGGCCATCACGCAGGAGGGCCAGGCGGTCTTCCGCTGGGCCGTCTTCGAGATGGCCAAGGTGGCCCAGCAGGCGCTCGACGCGGCCGGGATCACCGCGGAGGACCTGGACGTCTTCATCCCGCACCAGGCGAACATGCGGATCATCGACTCGATGGTGAAGACTCTGAAGCTGCCGGAACACGTCACGGTCGCCCGTGACGTGGAAACCACCGGCAACACGTCGGCCGCCTCGATCCCGCTCGCCATGGAGCGGCTCCTGGCGACCGGAGCGGCGAAGAGCGGCGACACCGCGCTCGTCATCGGCTTCGGGGCGGGGCTCGTCTACGCCGCGACGGTCGTTACCCTCCCCTAG
- a CDS encoding acyl carrier protein produces MAATQEEILEGLAEIVNEIAGIPQEDVQLDKSFTDDLDVDSLSMVEVVVAAEERFEVKIPDEDVKNLKTVGDAADYILKHQA; encoded by the coding sequence ATGGCCGCCACGCAGGAAGAGATCCTCGAAGGTCTCGCGGAGATCGTCAACGAGATCGCCGGCATCCCGCAGGAGGACGTCCAGCTGGACAAGTCCTTCACCGACGACCTGGACGTCGACTCCCTGTCCATGGTCGAGGTCGTCGTCGCCGCCGAAGAGCGCTTCGAGGTGAAGATCCCGGACGAGGACGTCAAGAACCTCAAGACGGTCGGCGACGCCGCGGACTACATCCTGAAGCACCAGGCCTGA